In Lysobacter firmicutimachus, one genomic interval encodes:
- a CDS encoding LysR family transcriptional regulator codes for MASFDLDQLKAFVAVADAGSISAGAAQVFRSQSAISEQLQKLERAAGAVLLLRSRQGVAPTAAGQRLLAHARQLLALGELALHDVRRELRRTDLRLGISDYYRPDEIAGLLRHLARHCPQLRLQVALGTSAAIARGHAEGAYDAALIMQVESTAPRAAGAGAPLRREALAWVAAAGLDLRAEEELPLVLLPPDCALHRLAVERLRKHRSACRLAHQASGVAGLQAALRAGLGVGCLNASAIGDGLAVAQSPRLPALPDCSFRLILPSPGANAALREAGAALHAYFA; via the coding sequence TTGGCATCGTTCGACCTGGACCAGCTCAAGGCCTTCGTCGCGGTCGCCGACGCCGGCAGCATTTCGGCCGGCGCGGCGCAGGTGTTCCGCTCGCAGTCGGCGATCAGCGAGCAATTGCAGAAGCTCGAACGCGCCGCCGGCGCCGTCTTGCTGCTGCGCTCGCGCCAGGGCGTCGCGCCCACCGCCGCCGGCCAGCGCCTGCTCGCGCATGCGCGGCAGTTGCTCGCGCTGGGCGAACTGGCCCTGCACGACGTGCGCCGCGAACTGCGCCGCACCGACTTGCGCCTGGGCATCAGCGATTACTACCGGCCCGACGAGATCGCCGGGCTGCTGCGCCACCTCGCCCGGCACTGCCCGCAACTGCGCCTGCAGGTCGCGCTGGGCACCAGCGCGGCGATCGCGCGCGGCCATGCCGAGGGCGCTTACGACGCAGCCCTGATCATGCAGGTGGAAAGCACGGCGCCGCGCGCCGCCGGCGCGGGCGCGCCGCTGCGACGCGAAGCGCTGGCCTGGGTCGCCGCTGCCGGGCTGGACCTACGCGCCGAAGAGGAATTGCCGCTGGTGTTGCTGCCGCCGGACTGCGCCCTGCATCGGCTGGCAGTGGAGCGGCTGCGCAAGCACCGCAGCGCCTGCCGCCTCGCCCATCAGGCCAGCGGCGTGGCCGGCCTGCAGGCGGCGCTGCGCGCCGGGCTCGGCGTCGGCTGCCTCAACGCCTCGGCGATCGGCGACGGCCTGGCGGTAGCGCAGTCGCCGCGCCTGCCGGCGTTACCCGACTGCAGCTTCCGCCTGATCCTGCCCTCGCCCGGCGCCAATGCCGCGCTGCGCGAAGCCGGCGCCGCCCTGCACGCCTACTTCGCGTAG
- a CDS encoding tautomerase family protein produces MPHIALQISAAPDAELARAAAALVADLTVEVLGKPRELVAVAIQFVDRNHWFIDGRSLAEHQRRAYHLDISITDETNTKAEKARYLQRMHAALSDLLGDAHDTSYIHIIDARAAAYGYGGLSQEQRYQAARQRAEG; encoded by the coding sequence ATGCCGCACATCGCCCTGCAGATTTCCGCCGCGCCCGACGCCGAGCTGGCGCGCGCCGCCGCCGCCCTGGTCGCCGACCTCACCGTCGAGGTGTTGGGCAAACCGCGCGAACTGGTCGCGGTCGCGATCCAGTTCGTCGACCGCAACCATTGGTTCATCGACGGGCGCAGCCTGGCCGAACACCAGCGCCGCGCCTATCACCTGGACATCAGCATCACCGACGAGACCAACACCAAGGCCGAGAAGGCGCGCTATCTGCAACGCATGCATGCGGCGCTGTCGGACTTGCTCGGCGACGCGCACGACACGTCTTATATCCACATCATCGATGCGCGCGCCGCCGCCTACGGCTACGGCGGCCTGAGCCAGGAACAGCGCTACCAGGCCGCGCGCCAGCGCGCGGAAGGCTGA
- the gcvA gene encoding transcriptional regulator GcvA, whose translation MSRPRLPPLGALRAFEAAARLASFKRAADELSVTPTAISHQIRLLEEQLGVRLFERQTRRVALTAEAALLYPVLRDGFDAFAEAVAAIAARRRRRALTLSATLSFTAKWLVPRVASFRAAQPQLDLRLHASDDPVDLAAGVADAAIRYGRGPYPGLIAERLIENRFAPVCNPRLGLRRPQDLREHALLHSEWRHPTADTPTWRNWCALAGVDGLEVDAGLRFTDESHAIQAAIAGHGVALLSLALVADDLAAGTLVQPFAPELALDGYPHWLVYPQRAPRAEVTALRDWLRAQAAAA comes from the coding sequence ATGAGCCGCCCTCGACTGCCCCCGCTCGGCGCCCTGCGCGCGTTCGAAGCCGCCGCCCGGCTGGCTAGCTTCAAGCGCGCCGCCGACGAGTTGTCGGTGACCCCGACCGCGATCAGCCATCAGATCCGCTTGCTGGAAGAGCAACTGGGCGTGCGCCTGTTCGAACGCCAGACCCGGCGGGTTGCGCTGACCGCCGAGGCGGCCCTGCTGTATCCGGTGCTGCGCGACGGCTTCGACGCCTTCGCCGAGGCGGTCGCGGCGATCGCGGCGCGGCGCCGGCGGCGCGCGCTGACTTTATCGGCCACGCTGTCGTTCACCGCCAAATGGCTGGTGCCGCGGGTGGCCTCGTTTCGCGCCGCGCAGCCGCAACTGGACCTGCGCCTGCACGCCTCCGACGACCCGGTCGACCTCGCCGCCGGCGTCGCCGACGCGGCGATCCGCTACGGCCGCGGCCCCTACCCCGGCCTGATCGCCGAACGCCTGATCGAGAACCGCTTCGCGCCGGTGTGCAACCCGCGCCTCGGCCTGCGCCGGCCGCAGGACCTGCGCGAGCATGCGCTGCTGCATTCGGAATGGCGCCACCCCACCGCCGACACGCCGACCTGGCGCAACTGGTGCGCGCTGGCCGGCGTCGACGGCCTGGAGGTCGATGCGGGCCTGCGCTTCACCGACGAGAGCCATGCCATCCAGGCCGCCATCGCCGGCCACGGCGTGGCCCTGTTGAGCCTGGCCCTGGTCGCCGACGATCTCGCCGCCGGCACCTTGGTGCAGCCGTTCGCCCCCGAGCTCGCGCTGGACGGCTACCCGCATTGGCTGGTCTATCCGCAACGCGCGCCGCGCGCGGAAGTGACCGCGCTGCGCGACTGGCTGCGCGCGCAGGCGGCGGCAGCCTAG